The Acidobacteriota bacterium genome includes a window with the following:
- a CDS encoding NUDIX domain-containing protein: MRQARQVAAVVPYRMRNQRVEVAVITSVNGGDWIVPKGEIEEGERPWEAAAREAEEEAGLLGVVSPRPLGCFSTGNGNRRAIGVYAFHVSAVLRHWPEDRIRRRRWMSLQQAERCLRREFQPLIPALARRLSRQTLRPTGPGRRTPGSTRSARAGSCRSPR, encoded by the coding sequence ATGCGACAGGCGCGACAGGTGGCGGCGGTGGTGCCGTACCGGATGCGGAACCAGCGAGTCGAGGTGGCCGTGATCACCTCGGTGAACGGTGGCGACTGGATCGTCCCGAAGGGCGAGATCGAAGAAGGGGAGCGCCCCTGGGAGGCGGCTGCCAGGGAGGCCGAGGAGGAGGCGGGCCTGCTCGGCGTCGTCAGCCCCAGACCGCTCGGCTGTTTCTCCACCGGGAACGGCAACCGCCGGGCGATCGGCGTGTACGCGTTTCACGTCTCGGCCGTGCTCCGCCACTGGCCCGAAGACCGGATCCGCCGACGCCGCTGGATGTCACTGCAGCAAGCCGAGAGATGCCTCCGGCGGGAGTTCCAGCCGCTCATTCCGGCGCTCGCGCGTCGTCTCTCGAGGCAGACCCTCCGACCCACCGGGCCAGGACGACGTACGCCAGGATCGACACGCTCAGCGCGGGCAGGAAGCTGCCGATCGCCCCGCTGA
- a CDS encoding cytosine permease, translating into MQAADLGPVPPAERTQSPVDLFLIFAGANIVTTTLQAGAALAAGGPTGSMALVVLGSGVVVGSLLVAALAPVGPRLGVPSIIAARAVFGLRGAGLVAALLYLTNFAWIAINNAVAASVASVAFDAPGANRMLAVAIGLLATLVVSRGARAVWLADRVAVPAMAIVAALVTIALFQTAHVSSLTGQVQAAPTEPRALVHGFDIVIGYQVSWILMFADFSRYSRSGRRSALAVFLGLAVTSLWLMPVGLVSARLAGSTDPGAMIAASGVGRWGALLVALATITTNFVNIYLSSLAWKSLVPRAGDQRVIWSIGIVGTALGLLSADLLERFGEMMYLLGSLLVPVGGVLVAHFLIVRRPVRVADLYDRSGPLARRGGVSLAGVGAWAAGITAYHLSGAIGSFLPALSVSILAYVVLARWVGGSASRDDARAPE; encoded by the coding sequence ATGCAGGCTGCCGACCTCGGGCCCGTCCCGCCAGCTGAGCGCACCCAGTCGCCCGTCGACCTCTTCCTGATCTTCGCCGGCGCGAACATCGTCACGACGACGCTGCAGGCCGGGGCCGCGCTCGCGGCAGGAGGACCGACGGGCAGCATGGCGCTCGTCGTGCTCGGCAGCGGTGTCGTGGTCGGCTCGCTGCTCGTCGCCGCCCTCGCGCCGGTCGGTCCGCGGCTCGGCGTGCCGTCCATCATCGCCGCGCGCGCCGTGTTCGGTCTCCGGGGCGCCGGCCTCGTGGCCGCGCTCCTCTACCTCACGAACTTCGCGTGGATCGCGATCAACAACGCCGTGGCGGCCTCGGTCGCCTCGGTGGCCTTCGACGCCCCGGGCGCGAACCGGATGCTCGCGGTGGCCATTGGGCTGCTGGCCACGCTGGTCGTCAGCCGAGGCGCCCGCGCCGTCTGGCTCGCCGACCGCGTCGCCGTGCCCGCCATGGCCATCGTGGCGGCGCTCGTCACGATCGCGCTCTTCCAGACCGCCCACGTCTCGAGCCTGACGGGCCAGGTGCAGGCCGCCCCGACCGAACCGAGGGCCCTCGTGCACGGGTTCGACATCGTCATCGGCTACCAGGTGTCGTGGATCCTGATGTTCGCCGACTTCTCCCGCTACTCCCGGTCGGGCCGCCGGAGCGCGTTAGCGGTGTTCCTCGGGTTGGCGGTCACGAGCCTCTGGCTGATGCCGGTCGGCCTCGTTTCGGCGCGGCTCGCAGGGTCGACCGACCCCGGGGCGATGATTGCCGCAAGCGGCGTGGGCCGCTGGGGCGCGCTGCTCGTGGCGCTTGCGACCATCACGACCAACTTCGTCAACATCTACCTCTCGTCGCTCGCGTGGAAGAGCCTCGTGCCGCGGGCCGGCGACCAGCGCGTGATCTGGTCGATTGGCATCGTCGGCACCGCGCTCGGTCTGCTCTCGGCCGACCTGCTCGAGCGGTTCGGCGAGATGATGTACCTGCTCGGCAGCCTGCTCGTGCCGGTGGGCGGCGTGCTCGTCGCGCACTTCCTGATCGTGCGGCGTCCGGTCCGGGTGGCGGATCTGTACGACCGCTCGGGCCCGCTCGCGCGCCGCGGCGGCGTGTCGCTGGCCGGCGTGGGCGCCTGGGCCGCCGGCATCACCGCCTATCACCTCAGCGGGGCGATCGGCAGCTTCCTGCCCGCGCTGAGCGTGTCGATCCTGGCGTACGTCGTCCTGGCCCGGTGGGTCGGAGGGTCTGCCTCGAGAGACGACGCGCGAGCGCCGGAATGA
- a CDS encoding GAF domain-containing sensor histidine kinase: protein MQQATANDVELPLERELQERVSWLIRLRWLAGLGLVAGSLVGLPLLDIPVPHTPLAIVGLAVLAYNLGLWLFGERVAETLRSRRRAVHLQIGLDWLALAAAVALTGGIHSPAVVGFVFHLIVGSILLSPRTCYLLAGAAVGLTGLLGAFTTPTPAASLDPRPEAMTGMAGGLELWVALSGLFLVTTYLATSITSRLREKERALARSQQSLDRAYQGMTALYEIGQVVNSSLDLGEVLGLIAEHTARLLRGKAAAIRLLDAKGRTLVVAGSYGLSPAYVEKGPVEVVRSQVDAQAIMGGLVEVADVTDDPRFQYPEAARLEGLRSMLCAAMRAKDRTLGVVRVYTAEPRVFDEAEHQLLMNLATLGAVAIENARSFGELQAVDNERIWFARTTHHQLRAPLAAVQTALDALPFAGPVNDAQRDLLARIRRRLQDAFDMVRDLLDLAAAQRLEGREPPAAARLDFALERVVAMVAERARAKGLAFDVDLPVADWRLAAEAVDLERIFANLLDNAVKYTRVGHIRFRAVGRDDWLEATVDDTGIGIEPAALERAFDSFYRAPSAKASGEVGTGLGLAIVRQLVTRLGGTIAIDSAPGRGTSVTVRLPAVPARPGGSVPTAHEQPVHGPSGARALPKVARP from the coding sequence GTGCAACAGGCGACGGCCAACGACGTCGAGCTTCCGCTCGAGCGCGAGCTGCAGGAGCGGGTGAGCTGGCTCATCCGTCTCCGCTGGCTGGCGGGGCTCGGCCTCGTGGCTGGCAGCCTCGTCGGCCTTCCGCTGCTCGACATCCCGGTGCCCCACACGCCGCTGGCCATCGTCGGCCTCGCGGTCCTCGCGTACAACCTGGGGCTCTGGCTGTTCGGCGAGCGGGTCGCCGAGACGCTGCGGTCGCGGCGCCGCGCCGTGCACCTGCAGATCGGGCTCGACTGGCTGGCGCTCGCCGCGGCGGTCGCCCTCACGGGCGGCATTCACAGCCCGGCCGTCGTCGGCTTCGTCTTCCACCTGATCGTCGGGTCGATCCTGCTCTCGCCGCGCACGTGTTACCTGCTCGCCGGGGCCGCCGTCGGCCTCACGGGTCTGCTCGGCGCCTTCACGACGCCGACGCCCGCCGCATCGCTCGACCCGCGGCCTGAGGCGATGACCGGCATGGCCGGCGGGCTGGAGCTCTGGGTCGCCCTCTCGGGCCTGTTCCTCGTGACGACCTACCTCGCGACCTCGATCACGTCGCGCCTGCGCGAGAAGGAACGCGCGCTCGCCAGATCGCAGCAGTCGCTCGACCGCGCGTATCAGGGCATGACCGCACTCTACGAGATCGGGCAGGTGGTCAACTCCTCGCTCGACCTCGGGGAGGTCCTCGGCCTGATTGCCGAGCACACGGCGCGCCTGCTGCGGGGTAAGGCCGCCGCGATCCGGCTCCTCGATGCCAAGGGCCGGACCCTCGTCGTCGCCGGCTCGTACGGCCTGAGCCCGGCCTACGTCGAGAAGGGGCCGGTCGAGGTCGTGAGGAGCCAGGTCGACGCCCAGGCCATCATGGGTGGCCTCGTCGAGGTGGCCGACGTCACCGACGACCCGAGGTTCCAGTACCCGGAGGCCGCGCGGCTCGAGGGCCTGCGCTCGATGCTGTGCGCCGCGATGCGCGCCAAGGACCGCACGCTGGGCGTCGTGCGCGTCTACACGGCCGAGCCGCGGGTGTTCGACGAGGCGGAGCACCAGTTGCTCATGAACCTCGCCACCCTCGGCGCCGTGGCGATCGAGAACGCGCGGTCGTTCGGCGAGCTGCAGGCCGTCGACAACGAACGCATCTGGTTCGCCCGCACCACGCACCATCAGCTGCGCGCGCCGCTCGCGGCGGTGCAGACCGCGCTCGACGCCCTGCCGTTCGCCGGCCCCGTGAACGACGCACAGCGCGACCTGCTCGCGCGGATACGCCGGCGTCTGCAGGACGCGTTCGACATGGTCCGCGACCTGCTCGACCTGGCCGCCGCGCAGCGGCTCGAGGGGCGCGAGCCGCCGGCGGCCGCGCGCCTCGACTTCGCCCTCGAGCGGGTGGTCGCGATGGTGGCCGAGCGGGCGCGGGCGAAGGGCCTGGCGTTCGACGTCGACCTGCCAGTGGCCGACTGGCGGCTGGCGGCGGAAGCGGTCGACCTCGAACGCATCTTCGCGAACCTGCTCGACAACGCCGTCAAGTACACCCGCGTCGGGCACATCCGGTTTCGCGCCGTGGGCCGCGACGACTGGCTCGAGGCCACCGTCGACGACACGGGGATCGGCATCGAGCCGGCCGCGCTCGAGCGTGCGTTCGACAGCTTCTATCGCGCGCCGTCCGCGAAGGCGAGCGGTGAGGTCGGCACGGGCCTCGGCCTCGCCATCGTCCGGCAGCTCGTCACCCGGCTCGGAGGCACCATCGCCATCGACAGCGCCCCCGGCCGCGGCACGAGCGTCACGGTCCGCCTGCCGGCGGTGCCGGCACGCCCGGGAGGATCTGTCCCCACGGCCCACGAGCAGCCTGTGCACGGGCCTTCGGGCGCGCGCGCCTTACCGAAGGTGGCTCGTCCGTAG
- a CDS encoding response regulator, with protein MRDGKHVILCVDDDPDVLHSLRLVLETAGYHVVAAANAEEGRAAAQQAQPDLLIVDLMMEDVDSGFTLVKGLRAEGLTAPVYFLSSAGDYLFDTTDVGQFGAEGVFQKPLAPDRLLSVVAARLRASVGSSPTG; from the coding sequence ATGCGCGACGGTAAGCACGTGATTCTCTGCGTCGACGACGACCCGGACGTCCTCCACTCCCTCCGGCTGGTGCTCGAAACGGCGGGCTACCATGTGGTCGCGGCCGCGAACGCCGAGGAAGGGCGGGCGGCCGCGCAGCAGGCCCAGCCCGATCTGTTGATCGTCGACCTGATGATGGAGGACGTCGACTCGGGGTTCACGCTGGTCAAGGGGCTGCGCGCCGAGGGTCTCACGGCGCCGGTGTACTTCCTGAGCTCGGCGGGCGACTACCTGTTCGACACGACGGACGTCGGCCAGTTCGGCGCCGAAGGCGTGTTCCAGAAGCCGCTCGCACCCGACCGGCTCCTGTCGGTGGTCGCGGCCCGACTGCGTGCCTCGGTCGGGTCGTCACCGACGGGCTGA